One Solanum pennellii chromosome 10, SPENNV200 genomic region harbors:
- the LOC107032538 gene encoding NAC transcription factor 56, with product MESTDSSTGTRHQPQLPPGFRFHPTDEELVVHYLKKRVAGTPIPVDIIGEIDLYKFDPWELPAKAIFGEQEWFFFSPRDRKYPNGARPNRAATSGYWKATGTDKPVFTSGGTQKVGVKKALVFYGGKPPKGVKTNWIMHEYRVVENKTNNKPLGCDNIVANKKGSLRLDDWVLCRIYKKNNTQRSIDDLHDMLGSIPQNVPNSILQGIKPSNYGTILLENESNMYDGIMNNTNDMINNNNRSIPQISSKRSMHGGLYWNNDEATTTTTTTDRNHSPNTKRFLVENNGDDGLNMNNIARITNHEQSSSMANFLSHFPQNPSIQQQQQQQQQVLGSLNDGVVFRQPYNQVTGMNWYS from the exons ATGGAGAGTACGGATTCATCAACCGGGACACGtcatcaacctcaactcccaccgGGATTTCGATTCCACCCGACGGACGAAGAACTCGTCGTCCACTACCTCAAAAAACGAGTCGCCGGCACTCCGATTCCGGTGGATATTATTGGTGAAATTGATCTTTATAAGTTTGATCCATGGGAACTCCCTG CTAAGGCAATATTCGGAGAGCAAGAATGGTTCTTTTTTAGTCCAAGAGATAGAAAATATCCTAACGGGGCGAGGCCAAATCGGGCAGCAACATCGGGTTATTGGAAGGCTACCGGAACCGACAAGCCGGTTTTTACCTCCGGTGGAACACAAAAGGTCGGGGTAAAAAAGGCGCTCGTTTTTTACGGCGGTAAACCACCAAAAGGGGTAAAAACTAATTGGATCATGCATGAATACAGAGTtgtagaaaataaaacaaataacaaGCCCCTTGGTTGTGATAATATTGTTGCCAACAAAAAAGGATCTTTGAGG cTAGATGATTGGGTTTTATGTCGAATTTACAAGAAGAATAACACACAAAGGTCAATAGATGATTTGCATGATATGTTGGGATCGATACCACAAAATGTACCAAATTCAATATTACAAGGAATAAAGCCTTCAAACTATGGTACAATATTGCTCGAAAATGAATCGAATATGTACGATGGAATTATGAACAACACGAACGATATgatcaacaataataatagatCCATTCCACAAATATCGTCAAAGAGATCGATGCATGGAGGTTTATATTGGAATAACGAcgaagcaacaacaacaacaacaaccaccgATAGGAACCATTCTCCAAATACAAAAAGGTTCCTAGTTGAGAACAACGGGGACGATGGACTTAACATGAATAATATTGCGCGAATTACAAATCATGAACAAAGTAGCTCCATGGCCAATTTCCTGAGCCACTTTCCTCAAAATCCTTCgattcaacaacaacaacaacaacaacaacaagtaTTGGGATCTCTTAATGATGGGGTCGTCTTTCGACAACCTTATAATCAAGTTACTGGCATGAATTGGTACTCTTAA